In Candidatus Syntrophoarchaeum caldarius, the following are encoded in one genomic region:
- a CDS encoding histidyl-tRNA synthetase, with translation MISRPRGTRDFLPDTMARRRDLEGRMRSVFERWGYDEIATPTFEHLELFTLKSGEAISEELYAFKDRGGRDLALRPELTAPVVRMYINELKNAPIPLKFYYFGNCFRYERPQRGRFREFWQFGCEIIGTETPEAEAEVIALASAIMNETGVRTALHIGNLELVRSVLESLTADEQAAIMRLMDKNDEEGLKEALDPDLADKLFDLISSRSCDEISEIIGETPELDHLRKVLLLLDCYGVEYQLNPGVARGLEYYTGIVFEIYAEGLGAENQVCGGGSYRLIPLFGGPDIPSTGFAIGFDRIMEIFEPEVEKKLRIAVVPTDDVREEGVRISKILRTRYKTYLDIMGRNLKSQLNFADKWNADYAIILGSKEVAAGKVTLKNLAKGEQQTMTFDECLEILDQNT, from the coding sequence ATGATCTCAAGACCCAGAGGCACACGAGATTTCCTGCCTGATACAATGGCGCGGCGACGAGATCTTGAGGGACGGATGCGATCGGTATTTGAGCGATGGGGATATGACGAGATCGCGACACCGACTTTCGAGCATCTTGAGCTTTTCACGCTGAAATCAGGTGAAGCGATCAGTGAAGAACTCTATGCATTCAAAGACAGGGGTGGGAGGGACCTGGCACTCAGGCCCGAGCTCACAGCCCCTGTTGTCAGGATGTACATAAATGAACTGAAAAATGCACCAATACCACTCAAGTTCTACTACTTCGGAAACTGTTTCAGATATGAAAGACCGCAGCGCGGCAGGTTCAGGGAGTTCTGGCAGTTTGGATGCGAGATAATCGGAACAGAGACACCAGAGGCTGAGGCAGAGGTTATCGCGCTTGCTTCGGCGATCATGAATGAGACTGGAGTGAGGACTGCACTTCATATCGGAAATCTTGAGCTTGTACGGAGCGTGCTTGAAAGTTTGACAGCTGATGAACAGGCTGCCATCATGCGATTGATGGATAAAAATGATGAAGAAGGTCTGAAAGAAGCCCTTGATCCTGATCTCGCAGACAAACTCTTTGATCTGATATCTTCACGATCATGTGATGAGATCAGTGAGATAATTGGAGAAACCCCTGAGCTTGACCACCTGAGAAAAGTTCTTCTTCTGCTCGATTGCTATGGTGTGGAGTATCAGCTTAATCCTGGTGTTGCAAGGGGTCTTGAGTATTACACAGGGATCGTCTTTGAGATCTATGCTGAAGGGCTTGGTGCAGAGAATCAGGTCTGTGGAGGAGGGTCGTATCGGTTGATACCACTATTTGGAGGTCCTGATATTCCTTCGACCGGTTTTGCGATCGGATTTGACAGGATAATGGAGATATTTGAGCCTGAAGTTGAGAAAAAGCTTAGAATTGCTGTTGTACCAACCGATGATGTGAGGGAAGAAGGAGTGAGGATCTCAAAGATTCTGAGAACGCGTTATAAGACATATCTTGATATAATGGGGCGCAACCTCAAATCACAGCTAAATTTTGCGGATAAATGGAATGCAGACTATGCAATCATTCTTGGTTCAAAAGAGGTGGCAGCAGGAAAGGTCACGCTTAAGAATCTTGCAAAGGGTGAACAGCAGACCATGACATTTGATGAATGTCTTGAGATCCTGGATCAGAATACATAA
- a CDS encoding VanZ like protein — translation MGFFIELVKEVMNLLEGLGLEFLLYPFYAVYLYPDKFMHALLYMGFGLLLNMTFRNAKNADLSRYPAFAAVIIGTFYALTDEFHQSFVPYRNPSLTDLLADFTGLVLAQLLILVYPGILKLLSKKGRKRRNSITTRRYK, via the coding sequence GTGGGTTTCTTCATCGAGCTTGTGAAGGAAGTTATGAACTTGCTTGAAGGTCTCGGGCTTGAGTTTCTCCTCTATCCTTTTTATGCTGTATATCTGTATCCAGACAAGTTCATGCATGCTCTTCTATACATGGGCTTTGGTCTTCTATTGAATATGACCTTTCGGAATGCGAAGAATGCGGATTTGAGCAGGTACCCTGCTTTTGCTGCAGTTATAATCGGTACATTTTATGCTCTCACGGATGAGTTTCATCAGTCTTTTGTACCGTATCGCAACCCGAGCCTGACGGATCTTCTTGCAGATTTTACTGGTTTGGTACTTGCTCAACTTCTCATTCTCGTTTATCCTGGCATCCTGAAGCTGTTAAGCAAGAAAGGCAGGAAGAGGAGAAACAGTATAACCACCAGAAGGTATAAATAA